The bacterium genomic interval GATACGCACTTCTCAATAGAAATCATGACTATTAACGACGAACAACTGGCTAAGCTGATTAATCTCGCACGGCAGATGCGGGAGAGAGCTTATGCGCCTTACTCGGGATATCGAGTTGGGGCGGCGGCGCTTACTGATCGGGGGGTAATGTTTGGCGGATGTAATGTTGAGAACGCCAGCTACGGCTCGACCATTTGCGCTGAGCGTAATGCAGTGTGCCGCGCAATCGCTGAAGGTGAAATGAAACTCAAAGCTCTAGCGGTTGTCACGAGCGATGGCGCATCGATCTGCGGAGCTTGCCTGCAAGTCATAAGTGAATTCACTCATGAGCCTGATAAGATGCGGATTATCCTTATTGATGAAGCAGAGAACTTCAAGCAACTAACTCTGGCCGACCTCCTGCCGCACCCCTTTAAATAGCAAAAAGAAAAAACGCCAAGTGTTTCTTGGCGCTTACTTTATTACCCTGTCATTAATGACTAGGTGACTACAATCTATCTATGTTAGGACAGGTCAGACGCTAACTCGTTAATTAAAACGTGTTCGAAACAGAAGGCAAACCTAAAACTTAAACTTCATTCTCCTTTTGGCGGTAGCATAGACATGATAACATAGAAACGGTCATACGTCAAGGACAGATTTGCGGCAAATTACCAGGTTTTTAAAATATTTTAATAAATTTTCCAAAAAGTGTCCGGTTTTCCGCATTCGCAGGTATTTATACTAGGATGCACGCTCGCAGACCGGTTGA includes:
- a CDS encoding cytidine deaminase — its product is MTINDEQLAKLINLARQMRERAYAPYSGYRVGAAALTDRGVMFGGCNVENASYGSTICAERNAVCRAIAEGEMKLKALAVVTSDGASICGACLQVISEFTHEPDKMRIILIDEAENFKQLTLADLLPHPFK